A single window of Xiphophorus hellerii strain 12219 chromosome 12, Xiphophorus_hellerii-4.1, whole genome shotgun sequence DNA harbors:
- the LOC116730358 gene encoding arrestin domain-containing protein 3-like: MFQDTIKNFSISFDERNTFSAGDLTGTISFDLTKEIKISALTIKIKGGANVQWSTASRSGNLRRRNYRARMEFFTYKSAIIQTNTAVNGTTKLAAGTHVYSFSCQLPEGNFPSSFRGIHGRISYSLTVSIDRPWHLSKDFRTELNFVSYIDPHQPELWAPLSGSNFKTLCCLWCTSGPITMTVSLERKAFKPGETVKVMCSFSNASSRTVTPNVKLQQKQTYYTHYRTNWTKVVKTLARFTGNPVSAHTSDVQTEILLPIPLNAPPTISNCMILEVEYIIEVSLCLWGSPDLIVVFPIVLCELPAYWYLTE, encoded by the exons ATGTTTCAAGATACGATCAAGAATTTTAGCATCAGCTTTGATGAGAGAAACACGTTCTCTGCAGGCGACTTAACAGGAACTATCAGTTTTGACTTAACAAAGGAGATCAAGATTAGCGCCTTAACGATAAAGATAAAGGGGGGAGCGAATGTGCAGTGGTCTACAGCATCACGTTCGGGAAATCTGAGAAGAAGAAACTACCGCGCAAGGATGGAGTTCTTCACTTACAAAAGCGCCATCATACAAACCAACACGG CTGTTAACGGGACAACAAAACTCGCTGCAGGCACGCATGTTTATTCGTTCTCATGCCAGCTTCCAGAGGG AAactttccttcttcttttcGCGGAATACATGGACGGATATCCTACTCACTGACAGTGAGCATCGACAGACCGTGGCATTTGTCCAAGGACTTCAGAACAGAACTGAACTTTGTCAGCTACATTGATCCCCACCAGCCAGAGTTGTGG GCCCCGCTCTCAGGATCAAACTTCAAGACATTGTGCTGCCTGTGGTGTACATCAGGTCCCATCACAATGACAGTCAGCTTGGAGAGGAAAGCCTTTAAACCTG GAGAAACGGTAAAAGTAATGTGCAGTTTTAGCAATGCTTCATCTAGAACGGTTACTCCAAATGTGAAGCTCCAGCAGAAGCAGACGTACTACACCCACTACAGGACGAATTGGACAAAGGTGGTCAAGACTCTAGCCAGGTTCACTGGGAACCCTGTCAGTGCTCACACGTCAGATGTGCAAACTGAGATCCTGCTCCCTATTCCCTTAAATGCACCCCCAACCATCTCAAACTGCATGATCCTGGAAGTTGAATACATTATAGAG GTAAGCCTCTGTCTTTGGGGATCACCTGACCTCATTGTGGTGTTTCCCATCGTGCTGTGTGAATTGCCGGCATACTGGTATCTAACAGAGTAA